A portion of the Girardinichthys multiradiatus isolate DD_20200921_A chromosome 23, DD_fGirMul_XY1, whole genome shotgun sequence genome contains these proteins:
- the LOC124860673 gene encoding zinc finger protein with KRAB and SCAN domains 1-like isoform X2: MESVRSAFHAQLATVMDSLLAAAVCEIAKIFEGSLCEQQAELAQKAEEISRLRCRLEKVERRHEAKGGCTDEGEGSLRQQTPIGSVGAGTHLKHAGLWLLRTGDGHPWTGVKSRMTKVNVGKNPSHSEPEEIVCMLKEEVTGQEGASIKHERVRSRTVMVQATDRNVVSHTGHCSPKPDSSLLQAGEWLPGVNPTRGGSGLENLQPDGTDGSATASGSIGNDSSCFQRGFGSDETSNEGDDTSFAFLDQESENQNSEQGAGEKEAQADLTPATSGETAWRTRDDRGGINHTRRITQFATRDPLRLQSNSQLLAARQTNALSHPTASSGGNGRPYSCPYCTKCFTYPSHQRRHLLRHTGVRLHPCQFCDKSFLTPSELTVHTRTHTGERPFGCTQCGKRFARSGNLRAHQRDVHMGKRPFACVECGKRFAHRGNLRVHNHRVHQGDPYYTDGQPEPDINQNTV, from the exons ATGGAGTCTGTGAGGAGTGCTTTCCACGCTCAGCTGGCCACCGTCATGGACTCTCTGCTTGCTGCCGCCGTGTGCGAGATCGCCAAGATCTTCGAGGGCAGCCTGTGCGAGCAGCAGGCGGAGCTGGCGCAGAAAGCCGAGGAGATCTCCAGGCTCCGCTGCAGGCTGGAGAAGGTGGAGAGGAGGCACGAAGCTAAGGGTGGATGCACCGACGAGGGAGAGGGCAGCCTGAGACAACAGACCCCGATAGGATCTG TTggagcagggacacatctaaagcaTGCAGGACTTTggctcttgaggactggagatGGACACCCCTGGACTGGTGTAAAGAGCCGAATGACGAAAG TGAATGTTGGAAAGAATCCATCTCACTCAGAGCCAGAGGAAATAGTCTGCATGCTGAAAGAAGAGGTCACAGGGCAGGAAGGAGCCTCTATTAAACATGAG CGTGTTAGATCTCGGACTGTTATGGTCCAAGCCACAGATAGAAATGTTGTCTCCCACACTGGCCATTGCTCTCCTAAGCCTGATTCCAGTCTACTTCAAGCAGGAGAGTGGTTACCTGGAGTGAACCCCACTCGAGgtggttcaggtctggagaacctGCAGCCAGATGGAACTGATGGCTCTGCTACAGCTAGCGGCAGCATCGGCAACGACTCGTCATGCTTCCAACGTGGTTTCGGATCAGACGAGACCAGCAATGAAGGTGACGACACCTCGTTCGCTTTTCTGGACCAGGAGTCTGAGAACCAGAACTCGGAACAGGGTGCAGGAGAAAAGGAGGCTCAGGCAGATCTTACACCAGCCACCTCTGGTGAGACGGCATGGCGAACGAGAGATGACAGAGGAGGCATCAATCACACGCGGCGGATCACTCAGTTTGCCACCAGAGACCCTCTGCGGCTGCAGTCAAACTCCCAACTGCTCGCCGCACGACAGACAAACGCTCTCAGTCATCCCACAGCTTCCAGTGGAGGCAACGGGCGACCTTACTCCTGTCCGTACTGCACAAAGTGTTTCACCTACCCTTCCCATCAGCGCAGACACCTTCTACGGCACACCGGAGTCAGACTGCATCCCTGTCAGTTCTGCGACAAGAGCTTCCTCACTCCGTCAGAGCTCACAGTGCACACTCGCACGCATACGGGGGAGCGCCCTTTCGGCTGCACTCAGTGCGGTAAACGCTTCGCCCGCAGCGGCAACCTAAGAGCCCACCAGCGGGACGTTCACATGGGGAAGAGGCCCTTTGCTTGTGTAGAGTGTGGAAAGAGATTTGCCCACAGAGGAAACCTAAGGGTGCACAATCACAGAGTCCATCAAGGGGATCCCTACTACACTGATGGTCAGCCGGAGCCTGACATAAACCAGAATACTGTTTAG
- the LOC124860673 gene encoding zinc finger protein with KRAB and SCAN domains 1-like isoform X1, whose translation MESVRSAFHAQLATVMDSLLAAAVCEIAKIFEGSLCEQQAELAQKAEEISRLRCRLEKVERRHEAKGGCTDEGEGSLRQQTPIGSVGAGTHLKHAGLWLLRTGDGHPWTGVKSRMTKVVNVGKNPSHSEPEEIVCMLKEEVTGQEGASIKHERVRSRTVMVQATDRNVVSHTGHCSPKPDSSLLQAGEWLPGVNPTRGGSGLENLQPDGTDGSATASGSIGNDSSCFQRGFGSDETSNEGDDTSFAFLDQESENQNSEQGAGEKEAQADLTPATSGETAWRTRDDRGGINHTRRITQFATRDPLRLQSNSQLLAARQTNALSHPTASSGGNGRPYSCPYCTKCFTYPSHQRRHLLRHTGVRLHPCQFCDKSFLTPSELTVHTRTHTGERPFGCTQCGKRFARSGNLRAHQRDVHMGKRPFACVECGKRFAHRGNLRVHNHRVHQGDPYYTDGQPEPDINQNTV comes from the exons ATGGAGTCTGTGAGGAGTGCTTTCCACGCTCAGCTGGCCACCGTCATGGACTCTCTGCTTGCTGCCGCCGTGTGCGAGATCGCCAAGATCTTCGAGGGCAGCCTGTGCGAGCAGCAGGCGGAGCTGGCGCAGAAAGCCGAGGAGATCTCCAGGCTCCGCTGCAGGCTGGAGAAGGTGGAGAGGAGGCACGAAGCTAAGGGTGGATGCACCGACGAGGGAGAGGGCAGCCTGAGACAACAGACCCCGATAGGATCTG TTggagcagggacacatctaaagcaTGCAGGACTTTggctcttgaggactggagatGGACACCCCTGGACTGGTGTAAAGAGCCGAATGACGAAAG TAGTGAATGTTGGAAAGAATCCATCTCACTCAGAGCCAGAGGAAATAGTCTGCATGCTGAAAGAAGAGGTCACAGGGCAGGAAGGAGCCTCTATTAAACATGAG CGTGTTAGATCTCGGACTGTTATGGTCCAAGCCACAGATAGAAATGTTGTCTCCCACACTGGCCATTGCTCTCCTAAGCCTGATTCCAGTCTACTTCAAGCAGGAGAGTGGTTACCTGGAGTGAACCCCACTCGAGgtggttcaggtctggagaacctGCAGCCAGATGGAACTGATGGCTCTGCTACAGCTAGCGGCAGCATCGGCAACGACTCGTCATGCTTCCAACGTGGTTTCGGATCAGACGAGACCAGCAATGAAGGTGACGACACCTCGTTCGCTTTTCTGGACCAGGAGTCTGAGAACCAGAACTCGGAACAGGGTGCAGGAGAAAAGGAGGCTCAGGCAGATCTTACACCAGCCACCTCTGGTGAGACGGCATGGCGAACGAGAGATGACAGAGGAGGCATCAATCACACGCGGCGGATCACTCAGTTTGCCACCAGAGACCCTCTGCGGCTGCAGTCAAACTCCCAACTGCTCGCCGCACGACAGACAAACGCTCTCAGTCATCCCACAGCTTCCAGTGGAGGCAACGGGCGACCTTACTCCTGTCCGTACTGCACAAAGTGTTTCACCTACCCTTCCCATCAGCGCAGACACCTTCTACGGCACACCGGAGTCAGACTGCATCCCTGTCAGTTCTGCGACAAGAGCTTCCTCACTCCGTCAGAGCTCACAGTGCACACTCGCACGCATACGGGGGAGCGCCCTTTCGGCTGCACTCAGTGCGGTAAACGCTTCGCCCGCAGCGGCAACCTAAGAGCCCACCAGCGGGACGTTCACATGGGGAAGAGGCCCTTTGCTTGTGTAGAGTGTGGAAAGAGATTTGCCCACAGAGGAAACCTAAGGGTGCACAATCACAGAGTCCATCAAGGGGATCCCTACTACACTGATGGTCAGCCGGAGCCTGACATAAACCAGAATACTGTTTAG
- the LOC124860673 gene encoding zinc finger protein with KRAB and SCAN domains 1-like isoform X4 has product MESVRSAFHAQLATVMDSLLAAAVCEIAKIFEGSLCEQQAELAQKAEEISRLRCRLEKVERRHEAKGGCTDEGEGSLRQQTPIGSVNVGKNPSHSEPEEIVCMLKEEVTGQEGASIKHERVRSRTVMVQATDRNVVSHTGHCSPKPDSSLLQAGEWLPGVNPTRGGSGLENLQPDGTDGSATASGSIGNDSSCFQRGFGSDETSNEGDDTSFAFLDQESENQNSEQGAGEKEAQADLTPATSGETAWRTRDDRGGINHTRRITQFATRDPLRLQSNSQLLAARQTNALSHPTASSGGNGRPYSCPYCTKCFTYPSHQRRHLLRHTGVRLHPCQFCDKSFLTPSELTVHTRTHTGERPFGCTQCGKRFARSGNLRAHQRDVHMGKRPFACVECGKRFAHRGNLRVHNHRVHQGDPYYTDGQPEPDINQNTV; this is encoded by the exons ATGGAGTCTGTGAGGAGTGCTTTCCACGCTCAGCTGGCCACCGTCATGGACTCTCTGCTTGCTGCCGCCGTGTGCGAGATCGCCAAGATCTTCGAGGGCAGCCTGTGCGAGCAGCAGGCGGAGCTGGCGCAGAAAGCCGAGGAGATCTCCAGGCTCCGCTGCAGGCTGGAGAAGGTGGAGAGGAGGCACGAAGCTAAGGGTGGATGCACCGACGAGGGAGAGGGCAGCCTGAGACAACAGACCCCGATAGGATCTG TGAATGTTGGAAAGAATCCATCTCACTCAGAGCCAGAGGAAATAGTCTGCATGCTGAAAGAAGAGGTCACAGGGCAGGAAGGAGCCTCTATTAAACATGAG CGTGTTAGATCTCGGACTGTTATGGTCCAAGCCACAGATAGAAATGTTGTCTCCCACACTGGCCATTGCTCTCCTAAGCCTGATTCCAGTCTACTTCAAGCAGGAGAGTGGTTACCTGGAGTGAACCCCACTCGAGgtggttcaggtctggagaacctGCAGCCAGATGGAACTGATGGCTCTGCTACAGCTAGCGGCAGCATCGGCAACGACTCGTCATGCTTCCAACGTGGTTTCGGATCAGACGAGACCAGCAATGAAGGTGACGACACCTCGTTCGCTTTTCTGGACCAGGAGTCTGAGAACCAGAACTCGGAACAGGGTGCAGGAGAAAAGGAGGCTCAGGCAGATCTTACACCAGCCACCTCTGGTGAGACGGCATGGCGAACGAGAGATGACAGAGGAGGCATCAATCACACGCGGCGGATCACTCAGTTTGCCACCAGAGACCCTCTGCGGCTGCAGTCAAACTCCCAACTGCTCGCCGCACGACAGACAAACGCTCTCAGTCATCCCACAGCTTCCAGTGGAGGCAACGGGCGACCTTACTCCTGTCCGTACTGCACAAAGTGTTTCACCTACCCTTCCCATCAGCGCAGACACCTTCTACGGCACACCGGAGTCAGACTGCATCCCTGTCAGTTCTGCGACAAGAGCTTCCTCACTCCGTCAGAGCTCACAGTGCACACTCGCACGCATACGGGGGAGCGCCCTTTCGGCTGCACTCAGTGCGGTAAACGCTTCGCCCGCAGCGGCAACCTAAGAGCCCACCAGCGGGACGTTCACATGGGGAAGAGGCCCTTTGCTTGTGTAGAGTGTGGAAAGAGATTTGCCCACAGAGGAAACCTAAGGGTGCACAATCACAGAGTCCATCAAGGGGATCCCTACTACACTGATGGTCAGCCGGAGCCTGACATAAACCAGAATACTGTTTAG
- the LOC124860673 gene encoding zinc finger protein with KRAB and SCAN domains 1-like isoform X3, with product MESVRSAFHAQLATVMDSLLAAAVCEIAKIFEGSLCEQQAELAQKAEEISRLRCRLEKVERRHEAKGGCTDEGEGSLRQQTPIGSVVNVGKNPSHSEPEEIVCMLKEEVTGQEGASIKHERVRSRTVMVQATDRNVVSHTGHCSPKPDSSLLQAGEWLPGVNPTRGGSGLENLQPDGTDGSATASGSIGNDSSCFQRGFGSDETSNEGDDTSFAFLDQESENQNSEQGAGEKEAQADLTPATSGETAWRTRDDRGGINHTRRITQFATRDPLRLQSNSQLLAARQTNALSHPTASSGGNGRPYSCPYCTKCFTYPSHQRRHLLRHTGVRLHPCQFCDKSFLTPSELTVHTRTHTGERPFGCTQCGKRFARSGNLRAHQRDVHMGKRPFACVECGKRFAHRGNLRVHNHRVHQGDPYYTDGQPEPDINQNTV from the exons ATGGAGTCTGTGAGGAGTGCTTTCCACGCTCAGCTGGCCACCGTCATGGACTCTCTGCTTGCTGCCGCCGTGTGCGAGATCGCCAAGATCTTCGAGGGCAGCCTGTGCGAGCAGCAGGCGGAGCTGGCGCAGAAAGCCGAGGAGATCTCCAGGCTCCGCTGCAGGCTGGAGAAGGTGGAGAGGAGGCACGAAGCTAAGGGTGGATGCACCGACGAGGGAGAGGGCAGCCTGAGACAACAGACCCCGATAGGATCTG TAGTGAATGTTGGAAAGAATCCATCTCACTCAGAGCCAGAGGAAATAGTCTGCATGCTGAAAGAAGAGGTCACAGGGCAGGAAGGAGCCTCTATTAAACATGAG CGTGTTAGATCTCGGACTGTTATGGTCCAAGCCACAGATAGAAATGTTGTCTCCCACACTGGCCATTGCTCTCCTAAGCCTGATTCCAGTCTACTTCAAGCAGGAGAGTGGTTACCTGGAGTGAACCCCACTCGAGgtggttcaggtctggagaacctGCAGCCAGATGGAACTGATGGCTCTGCTACAGCTAGCGGCAGCATCGGCAACGACTCGTCATGCTTCCAACGTGGTTTCGGATCAGACGAGACCAGCAATGAAGGTGACGACACCTCGTTCGCTTTTCTGGACCAGGAGTCTGAGAACCAGAACTCGGAACAGGGTGCAGGAGAAAAGGAGGCTCAGGCAGATCTTACACCAGCCACCTCTGGTGAGACGGCATGGCGAACGAGAGATGACAGAGGAGGCATCAATCACACGCGGCGGATCACTCAGTTTGCCACCAGAGACCCTCTGCGGCTGCAGTCAAACTCCCAACTGCTCGCCGCACGACAGACAAACGCTCTCAGTCATCCCACAGCTTCCAGTGGAGGCAACGGGCGACCTTACTCCTGTCCGTACTGCACAAAGTGTTTCACCTACCCTTCCCATCAGCGCAGACACCTTCTACGGCACACCGGAGTCAGACTGCATCCCTGTCAGTTCTGCGACAAGAGCTTCCTCACTCCGTCAGAGCTCACAGTGCACACTCGCACGCATACGGGGGAGCGCCCTTTCGGCTGCACTCAGTGCGGTAAACGCTTCGCCCGCAGCGGCAACCTAAGAGCCCACCAGCGGGACGTTCACATGGGGAAGAGGCCCTTTGCTTGTGTAGAGTGTGGAAAGAGATTTGCCCACAGAGGAAACCTAAGGGTGCACAATCACAGAGTCCATCAAGGGGATCCCTACTACACTGATGGTCAGCCGGAGCCTGACATAAACCAGAATACTGTTTAG
- the LOC124860674 gene encoding zinc finger protein 37-like isoform X1 yields MSDHLMRGVRVQLTTTMDSVLRTAVFEVMRIFESALYNHKMEMAQKGEEIAQLTVKLQTAELKLKDFELRNPRGAEINKTQTESEDVPDALGQSTTVPEIDVEVPDDWCAPLGYDTVTKQEDGFCPSVRLRQFSIRLYPVPLVKHEVDNCCINLQRSPVERRSKRISTKNENPKPTQDKLLPVCDKANWHPKTSGDLGKLLKGLNQDYCNLRGLDRLRKRKMSDGTFTDKEDSSKHKNKQGIHNANESKAAGPQELEIESRNKYSCGTCYRVFGTKPGLGVHVRSQRKCKGCKMVFCFRGAAKYHLEVCEKNKALMNKRCRHPAKTKPDEGNALSSSKAKVIIKKGSTQSSVDNKKTSSQTLSCRHCSFKTNIIRNLKKHMLTHSDELLTCSICPRKFDQEMALKVHITKKHGVCTPLANKNGKLGWTKPLENADKGGGIQHGQ; encoded by the exons ATGTCCGACCATCTGATGCGAGGCGtcagagtccagctgaccacaACAATGGACTCAGTCTTGAGGACGGCCGTGTTTGAAGTCATGAGGATTTTTGAAAGCGCACTATATAACCATAAAATGGAGATGGCGCAGAAGGGAGAAGAGATTGCTCAGCTTACAGTAAAACTACAAACTGCAGAGCTAAAGCTTAAAGACTTCGAGTTGAGGAATCCAAGAGGAGCAGagataaataaaacccaaacagaGTCAGAAGATGTCCCAGATGCCCTGGGACAGTCTACCACAGTTCCTGAGATTGATGTTGAAG TGCCTGATGACTGGTGCGCTCCACTTGGCTACGACACAGTGACCAAGCAAGAGGATGGTTTTTGTCCCAGCGTAAGGCTGCGCCAATTTTCCATTCGTCTGTACCCTGTTCCACTTGTTAAGCACGAG gtgGACAACTGTTGCATAAACCTCCAGAGGTCACCAGTTGAAAGGAGATCCAAGAGAA TTTCTACCAAGAATGAAAACCCGAAGCCGACCCAAGACAAATTGCTACCAGTGTGTGATAAAGCCAATTGGCACCCAAAAACAAGTGGTGACCTCGGCAAATTACTCAAAGGCCTGAACCAGGACTACTGCAACCTCAGAGGTTTGGACCGCCTTCGGAAAAGAAAGATGAGTGATGGAACTTTTACAGATAAAGAAGATTCATCAAAGCACAAAAATAAGCAGGGGATACACAATGCAAATGAATCCAAGGCAGCTGGACCACAGGAATTGGAAATTGAGAGCAGAAATAAATACTCCTGTGGGACTTGCTACAGGGTGTTTGGCACAAAACCTGGCCTCGGTGTTCATGTGCGTTCCCAGCGGAAGTGCAAAGGCTGCAAGATGGTCTTCTGCTTCCGAGGTGCTGCAAAGTACCATTTGGAAGTCTGTGAAAAGAACAAGGCATTGATGAATAAAAGATGCAGACACCCTGCAAAGACGAAGCCTGATGAAGGAAATGCACTCAGTTCCAGCAAAGCGAAGGTGATCATAAAAAAGGGAAGCACGCAGTCTTCTGTCGACAACAAGAAAACCTCCAGCCAAACATTGTCCTGCAGACACTGCAGCTTCAAGACTAATATAATCAGAAACCTTAAAAAGCACATGTTAACACATAGTGATGAGCTGCTAACTTGCAGCATATGTCCAAGGAAGTTTGATCAGGAAATGGCACTCAAGGTgcacattacaaaaaaacacggagtttgcACGCCCCTCGCCAACAAAAATGGAAAGCTTGGATGGACTAAGCCCTTGGAAAATGCCGATAAAGGCGGAGGAATTCAACACGGCCAGTAA
- the LOC124860674 gene encoding zinc finger protein 37-like isoform X2, with amino-acid sequence MSDHLMRGVRVQLTTTMDSVLRTAVFEVMRIFESALYNHKMEMAQKGEEIAQLTVKLQTAELKLKDFELRNPRGAEINKTQTESEDVPDALGQSTTVPEIDVEVPDDWCAPLGYDTVTKQEDGFCPSVDNCCINLQRSPVERRSKRISTKNENPKPTQDKLLPVCDKANWHPKTSGDLGKLLKGLNQDYCNLRGLDRLRKRKMSDGTFTDKEDSSKHKNKQGIHNANESKAAGPQELEIESRNKYSCGTCYRVFGTKPGLGVHVRSQRKCKGCKMVFCFRGAAKYHLEVCEKNKALMNKRCRHPAKTKPDEGNALSSSKAKVIIKKGSTQSSVDNKKTSSQTLSCRHCSFKTNIIRNLKKHMLTHSDELLTCSICPRKFDQEMALKVHITKKHGVCTPLANKNGKLGWTKPLENADKGGGIQHGQ; translated from the exons ATGTCCGACCATCTGATGCGAGGCGtcagagtccagctgaccacaACAATGGACTCAGTCTTGAGGACGGCCGTGTTTGAAGTCATGAGGATTTTTGAAAGCGCACTATATAACCATAAAATGGAGATGGCGCAGAAGGGAGAAGAGATTGCTCAGCTTACAGTAAAACTACAAACTGCAGAGCTAAAGCTTAAAGACTTCGAGTTGAGGAATCCAAGAGGAGCAGagataaataaaacccaaacagaGTCAGAAGATGTCCCAGATGCCCTGGGACAGTCTACCACAGTTCCTGAGATTGATGTTGAAG TGCCTGATGACTGGTGCGCTCCACTTGGCTACGACACAGTGACCAAGCAAGAGGATGGTTTTTGTCCCAGC gtgGACAACTGTTGCATAAACCTCCAGAGGTCACCAGTTGAAAGGAGATCCAAGAGAA TTTCTACCAAGAATGAAAACCCGAAGCCGACCCAAGACAAATTGCTACCAGTGTGTGATAAAGCCAATTGGCACCCAAAAACAAGTGGTGACCTCGGCAAATTACTCAAAGGCCTGAACCAGGACTACTGCAACCTCAGAGGTTTGGACCGCCTTCGGAAAAGAAAGATGAGTGATGGAACTTTTACAGATAAAGAAGATTCATCAAAGCACAAAAATAAGCAGGGGATACACAATGCAAATGAATCCAAGGCAGCTGGACCACAGGAATTGGAAATTGAGAGCAGAAATAAATACTCCTGTGGGACTTGCTACAGGGTGTTTGGCACAAAACCTGGCCTCGGTGTTCATGTGCGTTCCCAGCGGAAGTGCAAAGGCTGCAAGATGGTCTTCTGCTTCCGAGGTGCTGCAAAGTACCATTTGGAAGTCTGTGAAAAGAACAAGGCATTGATGAATAAAAGATGCAGACACCCTGCAAAGACGAAGCCTGATGAAGGAAATGCACTCAGTTCCAGCAAAGCGAAGGTGATCATAAAAAAGGGAAGCACGCAGTCTTCTGTCGACAACAAGAAAACCTCCAGCCAAACATTGTCCTGCAGACACTGCAGCTTCAAGACTAATATAATCAGAAACCTTAAAAAGCACATGTTAACACATAGTGATGAGCTGCTAACTTGCAGCATATGTCCAAGGAAGTTTGATCAGGAAATGGCACTCAAGGTgcacattacaaaaaaacacggagtttgcACGCCCCTCGCCAACAAAAATGGAAAGCTTGGATGGACTAAGCCCTTGGAAAATGCCGATAAAGGCGGAGGAATTCAACACGGCCAGTAA